A portion of the Streptomyces sp. NBC_00376 genome contains these proteins:
- a CDS encoding TniQ family protein, whose amino-acid sequence MTPRPLSRSLAPLPEESLPGLLLRLAYRMERSPARIAHLCGLVHRQNRLPGEYLLSLPGERIVQFAAATRLSVEEANALTLSSYAGVYPPLASVRIDGNRTTAAARKSWAASMSSRYCAACLSGDGSPTQSRYGGPWKLRWHLPVSYACVTHRTLLSHTCPRCGDMPNRPTSTERQGLIMHRTTSGLHPAQCRRPVADADVSPTAACAARLDDGRQAARVPDADLSMLLALQHRIDHRLARSQSPTNPGELASGLFFFPDLIVAAHLIRLSWPDGAHYTSSTSLADLIDRHVSSAATRRRTYEPAGRRLAAWDAPEDPGECAALLVAADALLGHEDRDNAGVTDRVRPLAEAAFSRSSANIGASLRRADVSPAMARALLRHDKGFYRAAGHRHARQSLPSRPSRFRIEHVPALLPQTWLSAHFEDLLSQWLHHTAWKVRHLRRVAALKLAEMSGGGTWPDCAKTLRIPWNTAQQSLKVVRKELDLQNLWPDFERAVERLASQLDRDTDRVHFGHRRELLSAWQVPPPDWAELLHELSQFGQGVTTPTRDTATVLIWAHVTQGDHLHSPVLTALRESGSSTQSLVASVNQLRTLANHKGSKRNLLRRLAAYSDLLATACDRSAVSSPTGYAEIGLQAAHLRGIKSP is encoded by the coding sequence GTGACACCCCGACCGCTGTCCCGCAGCCTCGCACCCCTCCCCGAGGAATCACTGCCCGGTCTGCTCCTGCGGCTGGCGTACCGCATGGAGCGCTCTCCCGCCCGGATCGCACACCTTTGCGGACTGGTTCATCGTCAAAACCGGCTCCCAGGCGAGTACCTGCTCTCACTGCCTGGCGAGCGGATCGTGCAGTTCGCCGCGGCCACCCGCCTGAGCGTGGAGGAAGCCAATGCACTGACACTGTCGTCCTATGCCGGCGTCTACCCGCCGTTGGCGTCCGTACGGATCGACGGCAACCGGACCACCGCCGCCGCGCGGAAGTCGTGGGCTGCCAGCATGTCCAGTCGGTACTGTGCCGCGTGCCTTTCCGGTGACGGAAGTCCCACCCAATCTCGCTATGGCGGCCCCTGGAAACTGCGCTGGCATCTCCCCGTCTCGTATGCCTGCGTCACGCACCGCACCTTGCTCTCCCACACCTGCCCGCGCTGTGGGGACATGCCGAATCGGCCGACAAGCACCGAGCGCCAAGGGCTGATCATGCACCGGACCACGAGCGGGTTGCACCCAGCCCAATGCCGGCGCCCCGTAGCTGATGCCGACGTCTCTCCGACCGCTGCTTGCGCTGCCCGTCTGGACGACGGACGCCAGGCCGCACGGGTGCCCGATGCCGATCTGTCCATGCTTCTTGCACTACAGCACCGCATCGATCACCGGCTGGCACGCAGCCAATCCCCTACAAATCCAGGCGAGCTGGCCTCGGGTCTCTTCTTCTTTCCGGATCTCATCGTCGCTGCACATCTGATCCGGCTCAGCTGGCCAGACGGCGCTCACTACACTTCCTCGACTTCGCTGGCCGACCTGATCGATCGCCACGTCTCCTCCGCTGCCACTCGCCGCCGCACCTATGAGCCCGCGGGGCGCAGGCTCGCTGCCTGGGACGCCCCCGAGGACCCAGGTGAGTGCGCGGCGCTGCTTGTTGCCGCCGACGCCCTTCTCGGCCACGAGGACCGCGATAACGCTGGGGTGACCGATCGCGTCCGGCCACTCGCTGAGGCCGCGTTCAGTCGCAGTTCCGCCAACATCGGCGCTTCGTTGCGGCGTGCGGACGTCTCCCCTGCCATGGCGCGAGCTCTGCTACGTCATGACAAGGGGTTCTACCGTGCCGCCGGCCACCGGCACGCGCGGCAGAGCCTTCCCTCACGGCCGAGCCGCTTCCGCATCGAGCATGTGCCTGCCCTCCTGCCGCAAACGTGGCTGTCCGCCCACTTCGAAGACCTCCTGTCCCAGTGGCTACACCACACCGCCTGGAAGGTGCGGCACCTGCGGCGCGTTGCAGCGCTCAAGCTCGCCGAGATGAGTGGCGGCGGCACCTGGCCCGACTGCGCGAAGACGCTCCGTATCCCGTGGAACACCGCACAGCAGTCCCTCAAGGTCGTCAGGAAGGAATTGGACTTGCAGAACCTGTGGCCAGACTTCGAGCGGGCCGTCGAAAGGCTGGCCAGCCAATTGGACCGGGACACAGATCGTGTGCACTTCGGGCACCGCCGGGAACTTCTCTCGGCCTGGCAGGTCCCGCCTCCGGACTGGGCCGAACTCCTTCACGAACTGAGTCAGTTCGGCCAGGGCGTCACCACCCCCACTCGTGACACCGCGACCGTGCTGATCTGGGCGCATGTCACCCAGGGTGATCACCTTCACAGCCCCGTGCTCACCGCCCTGAGGGAATCGGGCTCCAGCACCCAGAGCTTGGTCGCGTCGGTCAACCAGCTCCGCACGCTGGCGAACCACAAGGGCAGCAAGCGCAACCTGTTGCGCCGCCTCGCGGCATACTCTGACCTTCTCGCCACCGCCTGCGATCGATCGGCTGTCTCGTCGCCGACCGGCTACGCCGAAATCGGGCTACAGGCTGCTCACCTGCGTGGAATCAAGTCCCCGTAG
- a CDS encoding methyltransferase, translated as MNRLTTSGAGFDLARYPEDPRDPFRAWDAADEYLLRRLEGADGTDPVDLSGAVVVVGDRWGALSTVLAAHRPVQITDSYLAQRATLANLDRNGVDADAVRLLSARDTPPDRIDVLLVRVPKSLALLEDQLHRLAPAVHPGTVVIGTGMVKEIHTSTLKLFERIIGPTRTSLAVKKARLIFSTPAPGTARTPSPWPYRYELPQGVGPVSGRTVTNHAGIFCAERLDIGTRFFLGHLPARSGPDRVVDLGCGNGVVGLSAALANPEATVTFIDESYQAVASAEETFRANTGPDAKAEFVVGDGPAELPSASVDLVLNNPPFHSHQATTDATARTMFLGARDALRPGGELWVVGNRHLGYHTRLRRIFGNCVTVAGDPKFVVLRAVKR; from the coding sequence ATGAACCGTTTGACGACGTCAGGGGCCGGGTTCGACCTCGCCCGCTACCCCGAGGATCCGCGCGACCCGTTCCGAGCGTGGGACGCTGCCGACGAGTACCTGCTGCGGCGGCTGGAAGGGGCCGACGGCACGGACCCGGTCGATCTGTCGGGCGCCGTGGTCGTGGTGGGCGACCGCTGGGGCGCGCTGAGCACCGTACTGGCCGCGCACCGGCCCGTACAGATCACCGATTCCTACCTGGCGCAGCGCGCGACCCTGGCGAACCTGGACCGCAACGGCGTGGACGCGGACGCGGTGCGTCTGCTGTCGGCCAGGGACACCCCGCCGGACCGCATCGATGTCCTGCTGGTACGTGTCCCGAAGAGCCTCGCACTCCTGGAGGACCAGCTGCACCGGCTCGCCCCGGCCGTCCACCCCGGCACGGTCGTCATCGGCACCGGGATGGTCAAGGAGATCCACACCTCCACCCTCAAGCTCTTCGAGCGGATCATCGGTCCCACCCGCACGTCCCTCGCGGTCAAGAAGGCCCGGCTGATCTTCTCCACCCCGGCCCCGGGAACGGCCCGCACACCCAGCCCGTGGCCGTACCGGTACGAGCTGCCCCAGGGGGTCGGACCGGTCTCCGGCCGGACCGTCACCAACCACGCCGGGATCTTCTGCGCCGAGCGCCTCGACATCGGCACCCGGTTCTTCCTCGGCCACCTCCCCGCGCGCAGCGGCCCCGATCGGGTCGTCGACCTCGGCTGCGGGAACGGCGTCGTCGGGCTGTCCGCGGCGCTCGCCAACCCCGAGGCGACGGTCACCTTCATCGACGAGTCGTACCAGGCGGTCGCCTCCGCCGAGGAGACGTTCCGAGCCAACACCGGACCGGACGCCAAGGCCGAGTTCGTCGTCGGCGACGGGCCGGCGGAACTGCCGTCCGCCAGCGTGGACCTGGTGCTGAACAATCCGCCGTTCCACTCCCACCAGGCCACCACCGACGCGACGGCACGCACCATGTTCCTCGGCGCGCGCGACGCACTGCGGCCAGGCGGCGAACTGTGGGTCGTCGGCAACCGGCACCTCGGCTACCACACCCGGCTCCGCCGCATCTTCGGCAACTGCGTCACCGTCGCGGGCGACCCGAAGTTCGTCGTCCTGCGAGCCGTCAAGCGCTGA
- a CDS encoding acyl-CoA dehydrogenase family protein, which translates to MHLEYTPEQQQLRAELRAYFAALVPDDAYARYAAPAAQKAFYRGTIRRLGTDGWLGVGWPVEYGGRGLSPMEQFIFFDEAAQAGVPLPLMALNTVGPTIMRYGTDEQKAYFLPKILSGEIDFAIGYSEPDAGTDLAALKTRAVREGDEYVVNGQKIWTTNGDTADWVWLAVRTDPDAAPHKGITMLLVPTTDPGYSCTLINTLASHDTTASYYENIRVPVSRRVGEENQGWRLITNQLNHERVTLAAHGTMAIRALHNVQRWAADTRLTDGRRVIDLGWVRALLARTHTRLDAMKLLNWQMVSAVQNATLTPQDASAVKVYGSEARRDAYAWLMEIVGSAGPLKEGSAGAVLHGELERGYRSAVIFTFGGGNNEIQREIISWIGLGMPRVRR; encoded by the coding sequence GTGCACCTCGAATACACGCCTGAACAGCAGCAGTTGCGCGCCGAGCTGCGCGCCTACTTCGCCGCACTGGTCCCCGACGACGCGTACGCGCGCTACGCAGCCCCCGCGGCCCAGAAGGCCTTCTACCGGGGGACGATCCGCCGCCTCGGTACCGACGGCTGGCTCGGCGTCGGCTGGCCGGTGGAGTACGGTGGACGCGGACTGTCCCCGATGGAGCAGTTCATCTTCTTCGACGAGGCCGCGCAGGCGGGCGTACCGCTGCCGCTGATGGCCCTCAACACCGTCGGCCCGACGATCATGCGGTACGGCACCGACGAGCAGAAGGCGTACTTCCTGCCGAAGATCCTGTCCGGCGAGATCGACTTCGCGATCGGCTACAGCGAGCCCGACGCGGGCACCGACCTCGCCGCCCTCAAGACCAGGGCCGTGCGTGAGGGCGACGAGTATGTCGTCAACGGGCAGAAGATCTGGACGACCAACGGCGACACCGCGGACTGGGTCTGGCTCGCCGTCCGCACGGACCCGGACGCGGCACCGCACAAGGGCATCACCATGCTGCTCGTCCCGACCACGGACCCCGGCTACTCCTGCACCCTGATCAACACCCTCGCCTCGCACGACACCACCGCCAGCTACTACGAGAACATTCGCGTCCCCGTCTCCCGCCGTGTCGGCGAGGAGAACCAGGGCTGGCGGCTCATCACCAACCAGCTCAACCACGAACGCGTCACCCTCGCCGCCCACGGCACCATGGCCATCCGCGCCCTCCACAACGTCCAGCGCTGGGCCGCGGACACCCGGCTCACCGACGGCCGCCGCGTGATCGACCTCGGCTGGGTCCGCGCCCTGCTGGCCCGCACCCACACCAGGCTCGACGCAATGAAGCTCCTCAACTGGCAGATGGTGTCCGCCGTGCAGAACGCCACCCTCACCCCGCAGGACGCCTCCGCCGTCAAGGTCTACGGCTCCGAGGCGCGCCGCGACGCCTACGCCTGGCTGATGGAGATCGTCGGCTCGGCGGGACCGCTCAAGGAAGGCTCGGCGGGCGCCGTACTGCACGGCGAACTGGAACGCGGATACCGCTCCGCCGTCATCTTCACCTTCGGCGGCGGCAACAACGAGATCCAGCGGGAGATCATCTCGTGGATCGGCCTGGGGATGCCGCGCGTACGGCGGTGA
- a CDS encoding AAA family ATPase, whose product MTSKPNPLSFLPGPTVDRTTFEGWNRWCETRDAFVPAPILTAEEYGRLTKRQKRIHDLHRLATHSSLPIQATPMSERVAHAVLARVEDGAYSHKAGTRGGIMVNGDGAQGKTETICEALAIFQEEWLALHNYANPDAMPGTRDLVAPVAYVRCPVKATPISTCQRILDFYGEDHKGMRLEDLVRTVKTAVVEHATKALVIDDITRLKLHREADQDVLDLIREMMSMPVTLILVGVGIPTSGLLREGRRDPKTQEWVYEPVKDVGRSPNAHAASQHERRFQVVDLDPFRYKTPAQMKAWIVHLRRLECELRLLSDTTGMLTAGDMPEYLFNRTKGVVGILEKLIQHGCRRAMENKSERLTKDLLNQFTVTPDDMPDLDAGSGEQPDIPPHEPTQKKNPRGRNTVFDDDGPAAADEAS is encoded by the coding sequence ATGACCTCGAAGCCGAACCCGCTGTCGTTCCTCCCCGGCCCGACGGTGGACCGCACCACCTTCGAAGGCTGGAACCGGTGGTGCGAGACCCGCGACGCCTTCGTCCCCGCGCCGATCCTCACAGCCGAGGAGTACGGCCGTCTGACCAAGCGCCAGAAGCGCATCCATGACCTGCACCGCCTCGCGACACACAGCTCCCTGCCGATCCAGGCCACCCCGATGAGCGAACGCGTAGCCCACGCGGTGCTCGCCCGCGTCGAGGACGGCGCCTACAGCCACAAGGCCGGAACCCGCGGCGGCATCATGGTCAACGGCGACGGCGCCCAGGGCAAGACCGAGACGATCTGCGAAGCCCTGGCCATCTTCCAGGAGGAATGGCTGGCCCTCCACAACTATGCGAACCCCGACGCCATGCCCGGCACCCGCGACCTAGTCGCCCCCGTCGCCTACGTACGCTGCCCGGTCAAGGCCACTCCCATCTCCACCTGCCAGCGGATCCTCGACTTCTACGGCGAGGACCACAAGGGCATGCGCCTGGAAGACCTCGTGCGCACCGTCAAGACCGCAGTCGTCGAGCACGCCACGAAGGCCCTCGTGATCGACGACATCACCCGCCTCAAGCTCCACCGGGAAGCCGACCAGGACGTGCTCGACCTGATCCGCGAAATGATGAGCATGCCCGTCACGCTCATCCTGGTCGGCGTCGGCATCCCCACCTCGGGTCTGCTGCGCGAAGGCCGCCGTGACCCCAAGACCCAGGAGTGGGTCTACGAGCCGGTCAAGGACGTCGGACGCAGCCCCAACGCCCACGCCGCCAGCCAGCACGAACGTCGTTTCCAGGTCGTCGACCTCGACCCATTCAGGTACAAGACACCAGCGCAGATGAAGGCATGGATAGTCCATCTCCGGCGCCTGGAGTGTGAGTTGCGCCTGTTGAGCGACACCACCGGGATGCTCACCGCCGGCGACATGCCCGAGTACCTGTTCAACCGCACCAAGGGTGTGGTCGGCATCCTGGAAAAGCTCATCCAGCACGGCTGCCGCCGCGCCATGGAGAACAAGAGCGAGCGTCTCACCAAGGACCTGCTCAACCAGTTCACCGTCACCCCCGACGACATGCCCGACCTCGACGCCGGATCCGGCGAACAGCCCGACATTCCACCCCACGAGCCGACGCAGAAGAAGAACCCCCGAGGCCGCAATACCGTCTTCGACGACGACGGCCCCGCCGCGGCCGACGAGGCAAGCTGA